Proteins found in one Paenibacillus sp. FSL R10-2782 genomic segment:
- a CDS encoding response regulator: protein MKVLIVDDEKHVRHAIRMLVHWEACGVTEVIEAESGDQAIEVITALSPPVVLTDMRMPGKDGVALMEWIQVNSPATRVVVVSGYDDFELVRQVIRRGGMDYILKPVDPVEINEALTKATQAWQTAEQDRNRHTMQAIEVNRMRPHYADKLLTELVSGTANLSITPLREELHLPAAIHMCNAAVMSTTQLDADMLDKYKTRHTLLGFSLMNICNEFLGNYQTGIAFRHLERMDEIILLYWGEPSRWPLLLQDIHTGIRTALRCYMHIGIGSFGAFPVAAATAYQEARQALWKRDVLQAADWLHNSSLARQAVRLPQLPEMEEELRLSALSCNASRIAAAAGRWISAAAELPSLTAEQLVGWNQELDWMLARWLNDRPGDAADEELADEHGSIPALPIDNRGSLSLSLWQKQIENRLLAAGQALTPSHSPSNPVIRDIARFLDAHYDEDISLQDMASRFYLSREYISRKFKQEYGVNLSEYLCRIRMDKAKLLLLNDKLRLHHIAGMVGYQDEKYFGKVFKKLEGVTPGEFRRRHSVDPQPLAHTAHDLPRHH from the coding sequence ATGAAGGTCCTGATTGTGGATGATGAAAAGCATGTGCGCCATGCCATTCGAATGCTTGTACATTGGGAAGCTTGTGGCGTGACTGAGGTCATTGAAGCTGAATCGGGCGATCAGGCGATTGAGGTCATCACCGCCCTTTCGCCACCTGTTGTACTCACGGATATGCGGATGCCAGGCAAGGACGGGGTGGCCCTGATGGAGTGGATTCAGGTGAATTCCCCCGCGACCCGAGTCGTGGTGGTCAGCGGCTATGATGATTTTGAGCTGGTCCGGCAGGTCATCCGTCGGGGAGGCATGGACTATATTCTCAAACCTGTGGACCCGGTGGAGATTAACGAGGCTTTAACCAAAGCCACTCAAGCCTGGCAGACAGCGGAGCAAGACCGGAACAGGCATACGATGCAGGCCATTGAGGTGAACCGGATGAGACCGCACTATGCCGACAAGCTCCTGACCGAGCTGGTGTCCGGTACGGCGAATCTTTCCATCACGCCTTTACGTGAGGAACTGCATCTTCCTGCGGCTATTCATATGTGCAATGCAGCGGTGATGAGCACCACTCAACTGGATGCCGACATGCTGGACAAATACAAGACGCGGCACACGCTTCTGGGCTTTTCCCTGATGAACATCTGCAACGAGTTTCTTGGGAATTACCAAACCGGGATTGCGTTCCGCCATCTGGAGCGCATGGACGAAATTATTCTGCTGTATTGGGGCGAACCGTCCCGCTGGCCGCTGCTCTTGCAGGATATCCACACTGGGATAAGAACGGCGTTGCGGTGCTATATGCACATCGGAATCGGCTCTTTCGGTGCCTTTCCCGTGGCGGCGGCCACAGCCTACCAGGAAGCACGGCAAGCACTGTGGAAACGAGATGTGCTGCAAGCAGCAGACTGGCTGCACAACAGCTCTCTAGCACGACAAGCGGTGCGTCTTCCCCAGCTACCCGAGATGGAGGAAGAGCTTCGGCTTAGTGCGCTTAGCTGCAACGCCAGTCGTATAGCTGCGGCGGCTGGCCGCTGGATATCAGCCGCAGCCGAGCTGCCTTCGCTTACAGCTGAGCAGCTGGTCGGCTGGAATCAGGAGTTGGACTGGATGCTGGCCCGTTGGCTGAATGACAGACCCGGAGATGCAGCGGACGAGGAACTGGCAGACGAGCACGGCTCTATCCCTGCACTGCCGATCGACAACCGGGGCTCGCTATCCCTGAGTCTATGGCAGAAGCAGATCGAAAACCGACTGCTGGCAGCCGGGCAGGCCCTTACACCAAGCCATAGCCCCAGCAATCCTGTTATCCGTGATATTGCCCGCTTTCTGGATGCTCATTACGATGAGGACATTTCCCTACAGGATATGGCGAGCCGTTTTTATCTCAGTCGAGAATATATTTCTCGTAAATTCAAGCAGGAATACGGCGTTAATCTGTCCGAGTATCTATGTCGGATCAGGATGGACAAAGCGAAGCTGCTGCTGTTAAATGACAAGCTCCGCCTTCATCATATTGCCGGTATGGTTGGTTATCAGGACGAAAAATATTTTGGCAAGGTATTCAAAAAACTGGAGGGCGTAACACCCGGCGAGTTCAGAAGACGCCATTCTGTAGATCCTCAGCCGTTAGCGCATACAGCACATGATCTTCCCAGACACCATTAA
- a CDS encoding histidine kinase, with protein MKFHSIRSRLIWFLLIAVTLPLLLSMTMTFLLTKQSLREQATQENERLIFQGITNLDNYLQGLNRASLGVYNDPHFLRNLAKIPNDYRAVAEIYTTLQTMMNASSGIDQVYLHSFEARQSTLITSTVPLREFRLAPYTSSIQYGSSGLFIQPSHTKQLYGFSAVSYAEHDTQRQVFTLHRAIRNIPSSETLGVLAMDVRLEPLRSICRQLYDADTEELFLVDRNGTIIYSGQEEAIGTHWKESGLLNRISKESEHGVIEDDTALQVYGKLDASLSGWTLVKKIPNHTLYLRATRLTQINAIITGAALLLVIVATLWISIKITEPIKRLTRYINQIQSGQLDVDIRAMSNDEIGVLSRRFRQMMDTINNLILQEYKLELANKTHQLKALQAQINPHFLYNTLQSIGTLALQHEVPRIYSLLSSLAKMLRYNMRDHTVVTLKEEAEHVKQYLDLQKERFGEQLEVTYQWEDGILDDQVPKMILQPLVENYFKHGADPRLGHGEIRIAGWRIREGILKITVENNGMSIPQAELEQLQHMLKRPLKAYEEPNTDKSDSIGLRNVLLRIQLHSEDGSNTLYVDNILPHGVRYTLEIRTEAHTEIHIKGE; from the coding sequence TTGAAATTCCACAGCATTCGTTCTCGTCTGATCTGGTTTCTCTTAATTGCAGTTACTCTGCCGCTGCTGCTATCGATGACCATGACCTTCCTTCTTACCAAGCAATCCTTGCGAGAGCAGGCCACACAAGAAAATGAACGGCTTATTTTCCAGGGCATTACGAATCTGGATAATTATTTACAGGGACTAAACCGCGCATCCCTCGGAGTCTATAATGATCCTCATTTCCTGCGCAATCTGGCTAAAATTCCGAATGATTACCGGGCCGTTGCCGAAATTTATACCACACTGCAAACGATGATGAATGCTTCGTCTGGCATCGACCAGGTATATTTGCACTCTTTTGAGGCCAGGCAATCTACGCTAATTACTAGCACGGTCCCTTTACGGGAATTCCGGCTGGCGCCCTATACCAGCTCCATTCAATACGGCTCTTCCGGATTGTTCATCCAGCCTTCACATACGAAGCAATTGTACGGCTTTTCAGCGGTTTCCTATGCAGAACACGACACACAGCGGCAGGTATTTACACTCCATCGAGCGATTCGGAACATTCCTTCCTCAGAGACACTTGGGGTGCTTGCAATGGATGTTCGTCTGGAGCCGCTGCGCAGTATTTGCCGTCAATTGTATGATGCAGATACAGAGGAGCTGTTTTTGGTCGACCGGAACGGAACGATCATATATAGTGGACAGGAAGAGGCGATTGGAACACACTGGAAGGAATCTGGCCTGCTTAATCGAATTTCTAAAGAAAGCGAGCACGGTGTTATTGAAGACGATACAGCATTGCAGGTATACGGCAAGCTGGATGCCAGCCTGTCAGGCTGGACGCTCGTTAAGAAAATTCCTAATCACACGCTTTATTTACGAGCCACCCGCCTGACCCAGATCAATGCAATCATTACAGGCGCAGCGTTGCTGCTCGTCATTGTCGCCACCTTATGGATTTCCATCAAAATCACAGAGCCCATCAAGCGACTGACCCGCTACATAAACCAGATTCAGTCCGGTCAACTGGATGTAGATATTCGGGCCATGAGCAATGATGAGATCGGAGTGCTGTCACGCCGCTTCCGACAGATGATGGATACGATCAACAACCTCATTTTACAAGAATACAAGCTCGAACTGGCGAATAAGACACATCAATTAAAAGCGCTTCAAGCGCAGATTAATCCTCATTTTTTATACAATACGCTACAGTCTATCGGAACGCTGGCTCTACAACATGAGGTGCCAAGAATCTATTCCCTACTGTCTTCTCTTGCCAAAATGCTGCGCTATAACATGCGGGATCATACAGTCGTCACTCTCAAGGAAGAGGCCGAGCACGTAAAGCAATATCTTGATTTGCAAAAAGAACGCTTTGGCGAGCAACTAGAGGTTACTTACCAATGGGAAGATGGAATCCTAGATGATCAGGTGCCCAAAATGATTCTTCAGCCATTAGTGGAAAATTACTTTAAACACGGTGCTGATCCGCGGCTGGGACATGGTGAAATTCGCATTGCAGGCTGGCGGATTCGGGAAGGAATCTTGAAGATTACAGTAGAAAATAATGGAATGTCGATTCCGCAGGCTGAGCTGGAGCAGCTCCAACATATGTTGAAACGTCCGCTGAAGGCCTATGAGGAACCGAACACCGACAAGTCGGATTCTATCGGACTCCGTAATGTGCTGCTGCGGATCCAGCTTCACTCCGAAGACGGGTCTAATACCCTGTATGTAGACAATATTCTGCCTCATGGCGTTCGTTATACACTCGAAATTCGTACCGAAGCTCATACCGAAATTCATATTAAGGGAGAGTGA
- a CDS encoding sugar ABC transporter permease — MNRAKSSQWLQQWIFVGPSTLFFVIIIVIPFMLGMYYSFTEWNGVANQAKWVGLDNFSHILLDDDKFRTAFWFTVRFTVIGVVAANMIGFLLAYFLTKPLKTKNVLRTIFFMPNVIGGLLLGFIWQFIFVKGFAAIGESTGLSFFNLPWLGDEITAFWGIVIVFIWQTAGYLMVIYISSLTNVPRDMLEAAEIDGASRMQILRSIILPLIMPAVTVCLFLAISWSFKMFDLNLSLTKGGPFGSTESVALNIYNEAFVNNRYGLGTAKALIFFIIVALVTSLQVRLTKSREVEA, encoded by the coding sequence TTGAACCGTGCCAAATCGTCGCAATGGCTCCAGCAATGGATTTTCGTAGGGCCGTCGACGTTATTTTTCGTTATCATTATTGTAATCCCTTTCATGCTAGGAATGTACTATTCTTTTACAGAGTGGAATGGAGTTGCTAATCAGGCGAAGTGGGTCGGATTGGATAATTTCAGTCACATTTTACTGGATGATGACAAGTTTAGGACAGCGTTCTGGTTTACGGTCCGTTTTACGGTGATTGGAGTAGTGGCTGCGAATATGATTGGTTTTTTGCTGGCGTATTTTTTAACCAAGCCGCTGAAGACCAAAAATGTGCTGAGGACTATTTTTTTCATGCCTAATGTGATTGGAGGGCTGTTGCTGGGATTTATCTGGCAGTTTATTTTCGTCAAAGGATTTGCGGCGATTGGGGAAAGTACGGGCTTGTCTTTCTTCAATCTGCCCTGGCTGGGAGATGAGATCACGGCTTTCTGGGGTATTGTGATCGTGTTTATCTGGCAAACCGCCGGATATTTGATGGTTATCTACATCTCTTCCCTGACCAATGTACCTCGGGATATGCTGGAGGCAGCCGAAATTGACGGAGCGAGTCGGATGCAAATATTAAGGTCAATTATACTGCCCTTGATCATGCCTGCCGTTACGGTATGTCTTTTCCTGGCGATCTCGTGGTCATTTAAAATGTTCGATCTCAATTTGTCACTGACCAAAGGGGGGCCCTTCGGTTCCACGGAATCGGTCGCACTTAATATTTATAACGAGGCGTTTGTGAATAATCGTTATGGGCTGGGGACGGCCAAAGCACTCATATTCTTTATCATTGTTGCGCTTGTTACGAGCCTTCAGGTGCGTTTGACAAAAAGCCGGGAGGTGGAGGCGTAA
- a CDS encoding carbohydrate ABC transporter permease codes for METSKRYRAGTWVTELVMILVALIFLVPFYFLFVNSVKSFGDLLTDSAAWPQTFVWSNYVRAWSITRFPEALWNSLVVTVVSNLSLALISSMAAYRMVRHPTRYNRVLFTLFVAAMVIPFQSVMIPLVKVVSTLDLMNSISGLVICYLGFGAPMSIFLFHGFVKGVPVEVEEAATVDGCTPYGVFFRIVYPLMLPMMVTVIILNTLWIWNDYLLPSLVLQKAELRTIPIATYAFFGQYTKQWDLALPALVLGILPVIVFFLAMQKYIIQGIMAGSVKG; via the coding sequence ATGGAAACAAGCAAGCGTTACCGTGCTGGAACATGGGTGACCGAGCTGGTGATGATACTCGTCGCTTTGATCTTCCTCGTTCCGTTTTATTTTTTGTTCGTCAATTCGGTCAAAAGCTTTGGTGATCTGCTCACCGATTCGGCGGCCTGGCCACAAACGTTTGTATGGAGTAACTATGTCAGAGCATGGAGCATTACACGTTTTCCCGAGGCCTTATGGAATTCACTCGTAGTTACGGTGGTCAGTAATCTGTCGCTTGCGCTGATCAGCTCGATGGCTGCTTACCGGATGGTCCGGCATCCAACGCGTTACAACCGGGTGTTGTTCACTCTGTTCGTGGCTGCCATGGTCATTCCTTTTCAATCCGTTATGATTCCTTTGGTCAAGGTCGTAAGTACGCTGGATTTAATGAACAGCATCAGTGGTCTGGTTATCTGTTATTTGGGATTCGGGGCGCCGATGTCCATCTTTCTCTTTCACGGGTTCGTCAAAGGCGTACCGGTGGAGGTGGAGGAGGCAGCTACGGTAGACGGCTGTACGCCTTACGGTGTGTTTTTCCGCATTGTATATCCGTTGATGCTGCCGATGATGGTAACGGTTATTATTTTGAATACGCTCTGGATCTGGAATGACTATCTGCTGCCTTCTCTTGTGCTGCAAAAGGCGGAGCTGCGGACGATTCCAATCGCGACCTATGCCTTTTTCGGACAATACACCAAGCAGTGGGATTTGGCATTGCCTGCACTGGTGCTGGGTATCTTGCCAGTGATCGTATTCTTTCTGGCCATGCAAAAATATATTATTCAAGGTATTATGGCTGGCTCAGTCAAGGGCTGA
- a CDS encoding ABC transporter substrate-binding protein — MKTHTFKKKAQALILLLAAFALVLAGCNSSGGEQNAGKEEAKEKTIHIFQYKVEIAEALNRMKAEYEASHPGIKLDIQTVGGGSDYGAALKAKFASGEQPDIFNVGGYRELDTWLEYLEDLSDQPWVGDVVDVAKEPMSKDGKLYGQPMNLEGYGFIYNKDLFKKAGITETPKTLSELEGAAQKLQAAGITPFSNGYQEFWVLGNHLLNVTFANQPDPSAFVKGLNDGTAKIPGNAVFAEWIKLFDLTLKYGSSKPLTTDYNTQVTNFATGKAAMMQQGNWTQVQIDGINPKLNLGILPMPIGEDVAAGDKLFVGVANNWVVNKNSSVKAEAKEFLNWMVTSEQGKKYITKEFKFIPAFKSIKGSEADMGQLGAEVVKYSKENKLLGWFFSRYPEGAQQEFGSQMQAYVAGKSDAGKLLEDFQSTWDNLKTK; from the coding sequence ATGAAAACGCATACTTTTAAAAAGAAAGCCCAAGCCCTGATTCTGCTTCTCGCTGCTTTTGCACTTGTTCTGGCAGGGTGTAACAGTAGCGGCGGTGAACAAAATGCAGGCAAAGAGGAAGCCAAGGAAAAGACGATTCACATTTTTCAGTACAAGGTGGAAATTGCAGAGGCACTCAATCGCATGAAGGCCGAATATGAAGCTTCCCATCCGGGAATCAAGCTTGATATTCAGACCGTGGGTGGAGGTAGCGACTACGGGGCGGCCTTGAAGGCGAAGTTTGCCTCCGGGGAGCAGCCGGATATTTTTAATGTAGGAGGCTACCGCGAGCTGGATACGTGGCTGGAATATTTGGAGGACCTGTCTGACCAGCCTTGGGTGGGTGACGTGGTCGATGTCGCCAAGGAGCCCATGAGCAAGGACGGCAAGCTATACGGTCAGCCGATGAATCTGGAGGGCTACGGCTTCATTTATAACAAGGATTTGTTCAAGAAAGCGGGCATTACCGAGACGCCCAAAACGCTGTCCGAGCTGGAGGGAGCTGCCCAAAAGCTCCAGGCCGCAGGAATTACCCCCTTTTCTAATGGATATCAGGAGTTTTGGGTGCTGGGCAATCATTTGCTGAACGTCACATTTGCCAATCAACCGGACCCGTCAGCTTTCGTGAAAGGGCTGAATGATGGAACAGCGAAAATCCCGGGTAACGCTGTATTCGCCGAGTGGATCAAGCTGTTCGATCTGACGCTCAAGTATGGCAGCTCCAAGCCGCTGACGACGGATTACAATACTCAGGTCACGAATTTTGCTACTGGCAAGGCAGCCATGATGCAGCAAGGGAACTGGACCCAGGTACAAATTGACGGGATTAATCCAAAGCTGAATCTGGGTATTCTGCCTATGCCGATTGGTGAAGACGTCGCAGCCGGAGATAAGCTGTTTGTAGGAGTCGCCAACAACTGGGTAGTTAACAAAAATTCATCTGTCAAAGCCGAGGCGAAAGAGTTTTTAAACTGGATGGTGACATCCGAGCAGGGTAAAAAGTATATCACCAAGGAATTCAAATTCATTCCGGCGTTCAAGAGCATTAAAGGGTCAGAGGCCGATATGGGCCAATTGGGTGCCGAAGTGGTGAAATACAGTAAGGAAAACAAGCTGCTGGGCTGGTTCTTTAGCCGCTATCCTGAAGGAGCGCAGCAGGAATTCGGCAGTCAGATGCAAGCCTATGTGGCGGGTAAATCGGATGCCGGGAAGCTGCTCGAGGATTTCCAGAGCACGTGGGATAATTTGAAGACCAAATAG
- a CDS encoding AraC family transcriptional regulator yields the protein MSKQLHETIFYPDASFPYIMYTANALKIIPEGRGFNDLHWHEELQITLVTKGKLTIQVNGIDHELEAGQAILINKGVLHVTTHLTHNGQYVSFNFPEKLLAFYADSAMGKNYVLPFTNSLLLSLVIKGDAEWQTKVLEMLWDMKKRFDTKKSWGWEYEVSIKTVQLWFILISNISLSSEEAPKYLKLQQERLQLMLSFIHQNYPNNISLQEIADTAHLSVSECTRSFKRTIHMTPYDYLIKYRIRKGSELLISTDYTITEIAHRVGFNHVNHFIQSFKKYHYITPKNFRKFRNKIND from the coding sequence ATGTCTAAACAATTGCACGAGACCATTTTCTATCCGGATGCTTCATTTCCATACATTATGTACACTGCTAATGCTCTAAAAATCATCCCTGAAGGTAGAGGCTTCAACGATTTACACTGGCACGAAGAGCTACAAATTACTTTAGTAACTAAAGGAAAACTAACTATACAAGTCAATGGAATTGACCATGAATTAGAAGCAGGCCAGGCCATTTTAATTAATAAGGGGGTCCTGCATGTTACTACACACCTAACACATAACGGTCAATACGTGAGTTTTAATTTTCCTGAGAAGCTGCTGGCCTTTTATGCGGATAGCGCGATGGGAAAAAATTATGTACTGCCTTTTACAAACTCTCTCTTATTATCGCTAGTCATCAAAGGGGATGCTGAATGGCAAACTAAAGTACTGGAAATGCTTTGGGATATGAAAAAAAGATTTGATACAAAAAAAAGCTGGGGATGGGAATATGAGGTTTCTATTAAAACTGTACAATTATGGTTCATCTTAATTTCTAACATTTCGCTTTCTTCTGAGGAAGCACCTAAATACTTAAAGCTGCAACAAGAAAGACTTCAATTAATGCTCAGCTTCATCCATCAGAACTACCCCAATAATATATCACTGCAAGAGATTGCTGATACAGCACATCTAAGTGTTTCGGAATGTACTCGTAGTTTTAAGAGAACCATTCATATGACACCTTACGACTACTTAATTAAGTACCGTATCAGGAAAGGCAGCGAGTTATTAATTTCAACAGATTATACAATAACTGAAATAGCCCACAGGGTTGGATTCAATCATGTAAATCACTTCATTCAGTCTTTTAAAAAATATCATTATATAACACCCAAAAATTTCCGGAAGTTTAGAAATAAAATCAATGATTAG
- a CDS encoding DMT family transporter: protein MKIKKSKLAFHPYILLFISILSVSVSSIMIKSSDTPTSVAGMYRLYMAVIIMLPFVPWKTVRSLQLGKKDWGTIFVAGLFLGLHFLCWMESLMYTSVASSMVILALQPLFVIMGSYFIFNERSNILTILCLIAALFGSVIIAWGDIGISREALIGDGLSLLGTILVSAYMLAGQKVSHKIETNLYSAIVFFIGGSVMLVYSLLNNYSVIEYDSADWTYFFLLAVIPTIFGQYIFNQLLKSLGATTVSVGIIGEPVLAIILAYLFLGETTSIFQFIGGFMTLLGMGGFFWTKSMNYTAAKNTVAKN from the coding sequence GTGAAAATAAAGAAATCGAAGTTAGCGTTTCATCCGTATATTTTACTTTTTATCAGCATATTGTCTGTTTCTGTCTCTTCCATCATGATCAAATCTTCGGATACTCCAACCTCAGTGGCTGGAATGTACCGATTGTACATGGCAGTAATCATTATGCTTCCTTTCGTACCTTGGAAAACTGTACGATCCTTGCAATTAGGTAAAAAAGATTGGGGGACCATTTTTGTAGCTGGCCTATTTCTCGGGTTACACTTCTTATGTTGGATGGAATCATTAATGTATACCTCTGTTGCAAGCTCGATGGTCATTTTAGCATTACAACCTTTGTTTGTAATCATGGGTTCATACTTCATATTCAATGAACGATCAAATATATTAACAATTCTTTGTTTGATAGCTGCCCTTTTCGGTTCAGTAATCATAGCTTGGGGAGACATAGGGATTTCAAGGGAAGCGTTAATAGGTGATGGATTATCTTTATTGGGAACAATCTTAGTTTCAGCATATATGTTGGCAGGGCAAAAGGTCAGCCATAAAATAGAGACAAATTTGTACAGTGCTATTGTGTTCTTTATTGGCGGGAGCGTCATGCTGGTCTATAGTTTGTTAAATAATTATTCAGTGATAGAATATGACTCTGCTGATTGGACATATTTCTTTTTACTTGCAGTAATCCCAACTATTTTTGGACAATATATTTTTAATCAGCTATTAAAGTCTTTAGGCGCAACCACTGTTTCTGTAGGTATTATTGGAGAACCTGTTCTCGCTATAATCCTTGCCTATTTATTTTTGGGTGAAACAACCTCTATATTTCAATTCATTGGAGGGTTTATGACACTCTTGGGTATGGGAGGATTTTTTTGGACAAAATCCATGAACTATACAGCTGCTAAAAATACAGTAGCTAAGAATTAA
- the csaA gene encoding chaperone CsaA, whose product MATIEDFLKLDIRVGTVVKAEFFTKAKIPAIKLEIDFGQEIGIKTSSAQITKRYVAEEIIGKQVIGVVNFPPRRIAGFNSEVLVLGGLPDKGDVVLLKPDVKLPDGTPIG is encoded by the coding sequence ATGGCAACGATTGAGGATTTTTTGAAGCTGGATATTCGTGTTGGAACAGTTGTTAAGGCTGAGTTTTTCACAAAGGCAAAAATACCAGCTATCAAACTTGAAATTGATTTTGGACAAGAGATTGGAATTAAAACATCTAGTGCACAAATTACTAAACGATATGTAGCTGAAGAAATAATAGGGAAACAAGTAATTGGGGTGGTCAACTTCCCTCCGCGACGTATAGCCGGATTTAATTCAGAGGTATTAGTTCTTGGTGGGCTGCCGGATAAAGGGGACGTGGTTCTCTTAAAACCGGATGTAAAGCTACCTGATGGAACACCAATTGGATGA
- a CDS encoding dihydrofolate reductase family protein, which produces MKDMKSNEVVLYIAMSLDGYIALPDGSVDWLYDVKGDGGDNGYADFYDTVGTVLMGRLTYDEVLKLSDAFPYAGKPCYVLTRSLTGHHQAPHVTFTDEALSELVPRLQKQSKGAVWLVGGGQLVQDFLREGLLEKAIIAIIPKVLGRGIPLFPERTPSSTFELQEIEHRGDIVMLHYHI; this is translated from the coding sequence ATGAAGGATATGAAATCAAATGAAGTTGTGCTGTATATTGCCATGAGTCTCGACGGGTATATAGCGCTGCCAGATGGCTCGGTGGACTGGCTGTATGATGTCAAAGGGGATGGTGGGGACAATGGATATGCCGACTTTTATGACACCGTAGGCACGGTGCTGATGGGCAGATTGACGTATGATGAGGTATTGAAGCTCTCGGACGCTTTCCCTTATGCGGGCAAGCCGTGTTATGTGCTTACCCGGTCATTGACGGGGCATCATCAGGCACCGCATGTTACGTTTACGGACGAAGCTCTGTCTGAGCTTGTTCCACGTCTGCAAAAACAATCGAAAGGTGCGGTATGGCTGGTGGGTGGAGGACAGCTAGTTCAGGACTTCTTGCGAGAGGGACTGCTGGAGAAGGCTATCATTGCGATCATTCCCAAGGTACTCGGACGAGGAATACCGTTATTTCCGGAAAGGACACCGTCAAGTACGTTTGAACTCCAGGAAATAGAACACCGCGGGGATATCGTTATGCTTCATTATCACATATAA
- a CDS encoding YafY family protein encodes MNERRIALMRILDSRKKYTARELAERFDVSVRTIQRDLDYLQQTGLPLYTETGPHGGYRALPNRLLPPLHLARDEALGLFLMLQLLEEIPDIPFGSIREHVSEQYYAGLPQDVRDSIDQLKDYISFRMMPTHAESPYTSLILEAALNKRQVKMHYRSASGERWTEVYPVGLYFDHGYWYMPAHSKDRIILYRSDRIIAMTMLEQTLPSLPTLREWMASDDSRTGIPSKIKFTAFGARLAESDPLFQNVCHQEWEGYIPSGELSYVSRLLLKYGPEAEVIYPKELRMRVRQLLQDSLNSYLRDAEAD; translated from the coding sequence ATGAACGAACGCCGGATTGCTCTTATGAGGATACTGGATTCCCGAAAAAAATATACGGCACGTGAGCTTGCCGAACGTTTTGATGTCTCCGTGAGGACGATACAAAGAGATCTCGACTATTTGCAGCAGACCGGGTTACCGCTTTATACCGAAACGGGTCCTCATGGCGGATACAGGGCGCTCCCCAATCGACTGCTTCCGCCCCTTCATCTTGCCCGCGACGAAGCCTTGGGACTTTTTCTCATGCTGCAACTGCTGGAAGAGATCCCTGATATCCCTTTCGGATCGATTCGAGAGCATGTATCCGAGCAATATTATGCCGGGCTTCCACAGGATGTGAGGGACAGCATTGATCAATTGAAGGACTATATCTCTTTTCGCATGATGCCTACTCACGCAGAGTCGCCCTACACCTCGCTCATTTTGGAGGCTGCGTTGAATAAGCGCCAGGTGAAGATGCATTACCGCTCCGCTTCCGGGGAAAGGTGGACTGAAGTATATCCGGTCGGGCTATATTTTGATCACGGATATTGGTACATGCCAGCGCATAGCAAAGACCGGATTATCCTGTACCGTTCAGATCGCATAATTGCAATGACGATGCTGGAACAAACCTTACCCAGCCTTCCCACACTTCGGGAATGGATGGCTTCAGATGATTCTCGTACGGGAATTCCGTCAAAAATAAAGTTTACCGCGTTTGGTGCCCGGCTGGCGGAATCAGATCCGCTCTTCCAGAATGTCTGCCATCAGGAATGGGAGGGATATATTCCGTCCGGGGAATTGAGTTATGTATCCAGACTCCTGTTAAAGTATGGGCCAGAGGCCGAGGTTATATATCCAAAAGAGCTGCGTATGCGGGTCAGACAACTGTTGCAGGACAGCCTAAATTCTTATCTGAGGGATGCGGAAGCTGATTGA